One genomic window of Paenibacillus xylanilyticus includes the following:
- a CDS encoding ribose-phosphate diphosphokinase has translation MTYFDSKLKIFTCNSNPKLAHQIADYIGIPMGESHTTSFSDGEIQVKLSESVRGCHVYIVQSTCLPVNDNLMEMLVMIDALKRASAKTINVVIPYYGYARQDRKARSRDPITAKLVANLIEKAGATRVIAMDLHAMQIQGFFDIPVDHLLGVPILAQYFRSKQIENPVVVSPDHGGVVRARKLADFLNAPLAIIDKRRPEPNVSEVMNIIGNIEGKTAILIDDIIDTAGTIVLGANALMEGGVKEVYACCTHPVLSGPAMERLENAPLKEVIVTDTIPITHANPTSKLKVLSVAPLLGEAIIRVHEELSISKLFEIE, from the coding sequence ATGACTTATTTTGATTCGAAATTAAAAATATTTACTTGCAATTCTAACCCCAAGCTTGCCCATCAAATTGCTGATTATATCGGAATTCCTATGGGTGAATCTCACACAACCAGCTTCAGTGATGGTGAGATTCAAGTGAAGCTCTCCGAGAGCGTTCGGGGCTGTCACGTATACATTGTGCAGTCCACTTGCTTGCCGGTTAACGACAACCTGATGGAGATGCTCGTCATGATTGATGCACTGAAACGGGCATCAGCCAAGACAATCAACGTTGTAATTCCGTATTACGGTTATGCACGACAGGATCGTAAGGCACGTTCGCGTGATCCAATTACAGCGAAACTGGTAGCCAATCTGATCGAAAAAGCAGGAGCTACCCGCGTAATTGCGATGGACTTGCATGCCATGCAAATCCAGGGCTTTTTTGATATTCCAGTGGATCATCTGCTTGGTGTGCCGATTCTGGCTCAATATTTCCGCTCCAAACAGATCGAAAATCCGGTCGTTGTATCTCCTGACCACGGCGGTGTAGTACGTGCACGGAAATTGGCTGATTTCCTGAATGCACCTCTGGCGATCATTGATAAACGTCGTCCGGAGCCGAATGTAAGTGAAGTTATGAACATTATCGGTAACATTGAAGGTAAAACAGCAATCCTGATCGATGACATCATCGATACGGCAGGTACCATTGTGCTGGGTGCAAACGCACTGATGGAAGGCGGCGTGAAGGAAGTATACGCATGCTGTACTCACCCGGTATTGTCCGGACCAGCGATGGAGCGTTTGGAGAATGCACCACTGAAAGAAGTTATCGTAACGGATACGATTCCAATCACGCATGCCAATCCGACAAGCAAACTTAAAGTGTTGTCTGTAGCACCTTTGCTCGGGGAAGCCATTATCCGGGTTCATGAGGAATTGTCAATCAGCAAGCTGTTTGAAATTGAATAA
- the pth gene encoding aminoacyl-tRNA hydrolase: MKWIVGLGNPGSNYAKTRHNIGFMALDQLASRHGISITQSKCKALIGEGNIGGVKTVLIKPMTFMNLSGESVRAYMDFYKVSLEDLIVVYDDMDTEIGKVRLRYQGSAGGHNGIKSIIQHTGTQQFNRVRMGISRPEPGHAIVDYVLSTFMKKEKEALDHTIEQTCDALEHSLNHTFEQTMAKFNG, from the coding sequence ATGAAGTGGATTGTAGGCCTGGGTAATCCGGGCTCAAACTATGCCAAAACACGACATAATATTGGTTTTATGGCACTGGATCAACTGGCCAGTCGTCATGGGATTTCCATCACTCAGAGCAAATGTAAGGCGTTAATTGGAGAAGGAAATATTGGCGGTGTGAAAACCGTGTTGATCAAACCGATGACATTCATGAATCTGTCCGGTGAATCGGTACGGGCATATATGGACTTTTACAAAGTCAGTCTGGAAGATCTGATTGTCGTTTATGATGACATGGACACGGAGATTGGCAAAGTCAGACTGCGTTATCAAGGTAGTGCTGGCGGCCATAATGGAATCAAGTCCATTATTCAGCATACCGGCACACAGCAATTCAACCGTGTACGGATGGGTATTTCGCGCCCAGAACCTGGACATGCCATTGTTGATTATGTGCTGTCTACATTTATGAAAAAAGAGAAGGAAGCGCTCGACCATACTATTGAGCAAACCTGTGATGCTCTGGAGCACAGCCTGAATCATACATTCGAGCAGACAATGGCTAAGTTTAACGGGTAA
- a CDS encoding anti-sigma-F factor Fin family protein, with product MSVNYVCRHCRTFIGRIDSARISEAQLGFHFLTPDERRDIIAYNSGGDITVRITCDYCKEALELNPELSLLASPLQ from the coding sequence ATGTCAGTGAATTATGTGTGCAGGCACTGCCGTACCTTTATTGGACGAATCGATTCTGCCCGAATATCAGAAGCACAGTTAGGCTTTCATTTCTTGACCCCCGACGAGCGGAGGGATATAATAGCGTATAATTCCGGTGGGGATATTACCGTTCGGATTACATGCGATTATTGCAAAGAAGCGCTTGAACTCAATCCTGAGCTCAGCCTGCTGGCGAGCCCGCTTCAATAA